Proteins from one Thioflavicoccus mobilis 8321 genomic window:
- a CDS encoding glycosyltransferase family 39 protein, whose translation MKSELFHGLQSQPRWLIVALILYFLAFGIARTLISDSLALDEAEQALLSQWWFWGYSAQPPLYTWLQAAVIAVVGDNVAALSVLRQLLLLVTYVFVYLIASRAIKRRAVANAATLALMLIPQIVWENQREHTHSLLALCLAAATLYIALRLLERRSLGGYVALGVAAGLGLLAKYNYVVMASAAIVALSTSPEGRCVLFDRRSLISAALAAIIVGPHLLWLLGHLQVGPEVVSKLHTQHPAQGPAREFGLTMKTIVGFFSPFWIVLVLVFPRSIKPSNWGAPASAEVKFLGRYLLAVFALLIVIVWAFEANQFKERWLQPFFFVAPVWLFAKIAVAYPETRRYEIFSTVAWTAGLLALAVTVARIPLATWTGDYTRLHLPIAELTREMQRHQLQGDVILADHYHLAGVFRLHLPNSVAYGPRDSFSIPPLRNLIEGESALLVWDATRHKAMPGTLRDLAAEAGWPTTNLQADYIERPYRFSTDKTFRLGVVPVQRPSR comes from the coding sequence GTGAAATCGGAATTGTTTCACGGGTTGCAGTCCCAGCCACGCTGGTTGATCGTCGCCTTGATCCTCTATTTTCTCGCCTTTGGAATCGCCCGAACCCTGATCTCCGATTCGCTCGCGCTCGACGAGGCCGAACAGGCCCTTCTCTCTCAGTGGTGGTTTTGGGGATATTCGGCCCAACCGCCGCTCTACACCTGGCTGCAGGCCGCGGTGATCGCCGTCGTGGGTGACAATGTCGCAGCGCTGTCCGTGCTGCGCCAGCTGCTGTTGCTCGTGACCTATGTCTTCGTCTACTTGATCGCATCGCGCGCGATCAAACGGCGAGCCGTCGCGAATGCGGCAACCTTGGCGTTGATGCTGATCCCACAGATCGTCTGGGAGAACCAACGCGAACACACTCACTCCCTGCTCGCGTTGTGCCTGGCCGCAGCGACGCTCTATATCGCACTACGCCTGCTCGAGAGGCGCAGCCTCGGCGGATATGTCGCCCTTGGCGTGGCTGCCGGACTCGGACTCCTTGCCAAGTACAACTATGTCGTCATGGCGAGCGCGGCCATCGTCGCCCTCTCGACCTCCCCCGAGGGTCGGTGCGTGCTCTTCGATCGCCGCAGCCTGATCTCCGCAGCGCTCGCCGCGATCATCGTCGGACCGCACCTGCTTTGGCTATTGGGACACCTGCAAGTCGGCCCCGAGGTCGTCAGCAAGCTGCACACGCAACACCCGGCACAGGGGCCGGCCCGGGAGTTCGGACTCACCATGAAGACGATCGTGGGCTTTTTCTCGCCGTTCTGGATCGTCCTCGTCCTGGTCTTTCCGCGTTCGATCAAACCGTCGAACTGGGGCGCACCAGCGTCTGCCGAGGTGAAGTTCCTCGGTCGTTATCTCCTCGCCGTCTTCGCCCTATTGATCGTAATCGTCTGGGCTTTCGAGGCCAACCAGTTCAAGGAGCGCTGGCTACAGCCGTTCTTTTTCGTCGCGCCGGTCTGGCTATTCGCGAAAATCGCCGTCGCCTATCCGGAAACCAGGCGTTACGAGATCTTTTCCACCGTCGCCTGGACCGCCGGGTTGCTGGCGTTGGCGGTCACAGTCGCGCGGATTCCCCTAGCCACCTGGACCGGCGACTACACGCGACTCCATCTACCGATCGCCGAGCTGACACGAGAGATGCAGCGTCACCAACTGCAAGGCGATGTGATACTCGCCGACCATTATCACCTCGCCGGCGTCTTCCGGCTCCACTTACCGAACAGCGTCGCCTACGGTCCTCGGGACAGCTTCTCGATCCCGCCGCTCCGCAACCTGATCGAGGGCGAATCGGCCCTGCTGGTCTGGGACGCGACGCGTCACAAGGCCATGCCTGGCACGCTGCGAGATCTGGCGGCAGAGGCGGGCTGGCCAACGACGAACCTCCAGGCGGACTACATCGAGCGTCCTTACCGATTTTCCACCGACAAGACGTTTCGTCTCGGAGTCGTGCCGGTCCAAAGGCCTTCTCGGTAG
- a CDS encoding phosphoethanolamine transferase yields the protein MKTTPTRLVVLSALFMTVFLNWAFFRNAIAAFAQQPDGYLHIASLAALLLCLMILILGLLAAGRAIKPVLIVLLIIGAGTAYFMDTYNVIIDSGMINNTMSTDWAETRDLITPRLLLYLGAFGLLPSWFIWKIRIERGTLGHALRARAALILVALACIGALLFASSSFYAPYFREHKALRYYSNPLTPLYSLVHYLGNLNDNEPREVAAIGTDARIVEPDSEPHPDHELVIMVVGETARADRFSLNGYARETTPELAARHVISFTHMSSCGTSTAVSVPCMFAIYDHDSFSDGKAKVTQNVLDILARAGVNVLWRDNNSSSKGVANRIRHEDYRNADNNPVCDSECRDVGMLDGLQAYIDQHADGDILIVLHQMGSHGPAYYKRYPNTYRRFRPTCDTSQLDTCTPESISNTYDNTILYTDHFLGEAIDLLRGNDAQFETALLYVSDHGESLGEAGVYLHGLPYFIAPDAQTHVAAVMWLGEHFEDIDSNALQHIADDPLSHDNLFHTLLGLFEVRSSVYDPQRDILQIARTAEKSAP from the coding sequence GTGAAAACGACTCCGACCCGCCTCGTCGTCCTCAGCGCCCTGTTCATGACGGTATTCCTGAACTGGGCATTCTTCCGCAATGCGATCGCTGCCTTCGCGCAGCAGCCCGACGGCTACCTGCACATCGCGTCGCTCGCGGCATTGCTGTTGTGCCTGATGATCCTGATCCTGGGACTACTCGCAGCAGGCCGTGCCATCAAGCCAGTCTTGATCGTGCTGCTGATCATCGGTGCGGGCACCGCCTATTTCATGGACACGTACAACGTGATCATCGACAGCGGCATGATCAACAACACCATGTCGACCGACTGGGCGGAGACCAGGGACCTGATCACGCCGCGCCTGCTGCTGTACCTGGGTGCCTTCGGTCTCCTGCCGTCCTGGTTCATCTGGAAGATACGCATCGAACGCGGCACGCTGGGCCATGCGTTGCGTGCCCGCGCCGCGCTGATCTTGGTCGCGCTCGCCTGCATCGGTGCCCTGCTATTCGCTTCAAGCAGCTTCTACGCGCCGTATTTCCGCGAACACAAGGCACTGCGTTACTACAGCAACCCGCTGACGCCACTGTATTCGCTGGTGCACTACCTCGGGAACCTCAATGACAACGAGCCCCGAGAGGTCGCCGCGATCGGCACCGATGCGAGGATCGTCGAACCGGACTCGGAACCGCATCCCGATCACGAACTGGTCATCATGGTGGTCGGTGAAACGGCACGCGCCGACCGGTTCTCGCTGAACGGCTATGCGCGCGAGACGACACCGGAACTGGCGGCGCGGCACGTCATCAGCTTCACCCACATGTCATCATGCGGCACATCCACTGCGGTCTCCGTTCCGTGCATGTTCGCCATCTATGACCACGACAGCTTCTCCGACGGCAAGGCAAAGGTCACCCAGAACGTGCTCGATATCCTCGCTCGCGCCGGCGTCAATGTCCTCTGGCGCGACAACAACTCGAGTTCGAAAGGCGTCGCCAACCGGATCCGGCACGAAGACTATCGCAACGCCGACAACAACCCGGTATGCGACAGCGAATGCCGCGACGTCGGCATGCTCGACGGTTTGCAGGCGTATATCGATCAACACGCCGACGGCGATATCCTGATCGTGCTGCACCAGATGGGCAGTCACGGGCCAGCTTATTACAAGCGCTACCCGAACACTTACCGTCGTTTTCGGCCCACCTGCGACACGAGCCAACTCGATACCTGCACGCCAGAGTCGATCTCGAACACTTACGACAACACCATCCTGTATACCGACCATTTCCTCGGCGAGGCGATCGACCTGCTCCGCGGCAACGATGCGCAATTCGAAACCGCACTGCTGTATGTCAGCGATCACGGCGAGTCGCTCGGCGAGGCCGGTGTCTATCTTCACGGGCTGCCCTACTTCATCGCCCCCGACGCGCAGACCCACGTCGCCGCGGTGATGTGGTTGGGCGAACACTTCGAGGACATCGACTCCAACGCATTGCAGCACATCGCCGACGACCCTCTATCGCACGACAACCTATTTCATACGTTGCTTGGCCTGTTCGAGGTCAGGTCGTCGGTGTACGACCCGCAACGTGACATCTTGCAGATCGCGCGCACGGCGGAAAAGAGCGCACCCTGA
- a CDS encoding TIGR04283 family arsenosugar biosynthesis glycosyltransferase: MDRPPWTEAARDRTPVSLSVIVPTRRLGDDLVRRVYMMAEQLGARETLFVEPSDVGPDVPTPPLPGNARLLKARRGRGTQCNRGGYDATGAWLMFLHDDTLLPSDAPALLAQAMVDPALDMACFRIRFDRDHWLLRLYAFASRFESLLTTFGDQAMVIRRSAFYDIGGFPDWPLFEDVELARRLRRRGRIRKLPASVTTSARRYEANGVLRQQLANGLLLARFLLGASPHRLARIYERQAGAKPAKPPA; the protein is encoded by the coding sequence ATGGATCGACCGCCTTGGACCGAAGCAGCGCGCGATCGCACCCCGGTATCGCTCAGTGTGATCGTGCCGACCCGGCGGTTGGGGGACGACCTCGTGCGTCGAGTTTACATGATGGCCGAACAGCTCGGCGCCAGGGAGACCCTGTTCGTCGAGCCATCCGACGTCGGTCCGGATGTGCCCACCCCGCCACTTCCCGGCAATGCCCGGCTTCTGAAGGCCCGGCGCGGCCGCGGCACGCAATGCAACCGGGGTGGCTACGACGCCACTGGCGCTTGGCTGATGTTCCTGCATGACGACACCCTGCTGCCGAGCGATGCCCCCGCGCTGCTCGCCCAGGCGATGGTAGATCCGGCCCTCGACATGGCCTGCTTTCGGATCCGCTTCGACCGCGACCACTGGCTGCTGCGTCTTTACGCCTTCGCCTCGCGGTTCGAATCGCTGCTGACGACGTTCGGCGACCAGGCGATGGTCATTCGGCGCTCGGCGTTCTACGACATCGGCGGCTTCCCCGATTGGCCGTTGTTCGAGGACGTCGAGCTTGCCCGGCGCCTGCGCCGCCGCGGCCGGATTCGCAAGCTGCCGGCATCGGTCACCACATCGGCGCGACGTTACGAGGCGAACGGCGTGCTGCGCCAGCAACTCGCCAATGGCCTGCTCCTCGCACGCTTCCTGCTCGGTGCCTCGCCGCACCGGCTCGCCCGGATCTACGAGCGGCAGGCGGGCGCGAAGCCCGCAAAACCGCCAGCATGA
- a CDS encoding sterol desaturase family protein — protein MTSDAWATLIALVVLFGLEGYWPFYGGRAQRFRHGWRNLGLALISGVVTAASAPLLFAASEFAAERGWGLARQFDLGPLASALLVFILFDLWMYLWHRANHEVPLLWRFHRVHHTDPELDCTTALRFHPIEILLSSGVNVLVIVALGMAVSEFVLYKTVMVVAILFHHSNVAIPERFDRGLRSLVVSPAVHRVHHSEVRRETDSNYGTVFSLWDRAFGSLQLRGDARAIRFGIGRFGESEWQRPTRLLLLPFRREVPA, from the coding sequence ATGACGAGCGATGCGTGGGCGACCCTGATCGCCCTGGTGGTCCTGTTCGGGCTCGAGGGTTATTGGCCATTCTACGGGGGGCGGGCGCAGCGCTTTCGCCACGGCTGGCGCAACCTGGGGCTCGCGTTGATCAGTGGTGTCGTCACCGCGGCGAGCGCGCCACTGCTGTTCGCGGCGAGCGAGTTCGCCGCCGAGCGCGGCTGGGGTCTCGCACGCCAGTTCGACCTTGGCCCGTTGGCGTCGGCACTCCTCGTCTTCATCCTCTTCGATCTGTGGATGTACCTCTGGCACCGTGCCAATCATGAGGTCCCGCTCCTTTGGCGCTTCCACCGCGTCCATCACACGGACCCTGAACTCGATTGCACGACGGCGCTGCGCTTCCACCCGATCGAGATCCTCCTCTCCAGCGGTGTCAATGTGTTGGTGATCGTCGCGCTGGGTATGGCGGTCTCCGAGTTCGTCCTTTACAAGACGGTGATGGTCGTCGCGATCCTGTTTCATCACAGCAACGTCGCCATTCCGGAGCGGTTCGACCGGGGGTTGCGGTCGCTCGTCGTATCCCCCGCGGTGCATCGTGTCCACCACTCGGAGGTACGGCGTGAGACCGACTCGAACTACGGCACCGTCTTCTCGCTCTGGGATCGAGCGTTCGGTTCGCTGCAGCTGCGCGGTGACGCCCGGGCGATTCGCTTCGGTATCGGGCGATTCGGCGAGTCCGAATGGCAGCGTCCGACGCGGCTCCTGTTGCTGCCGTTCCGTCGCGAGGTGCCCGCATGA
- the arsS gene encoding arsenosugar biosynthesis radical SAM (seleno)protein ArsS (Some members of this family are selenoproteins.) — MHETLSRLLETDFPAMRRGRVKTLQVNLGYRCNLACRHCHVAASPKRTEAMDGATVDRVIELLRRGRIETLDLTGGAPELNPHFCRLVEQARTRQVHVIDRCNLTILEEPGQSDLAGFLADQRVEILASLPCYLEENVDAQRGKGVFEASIAALRRLNRLGYGDPGGALLLNLIYNPQGAQLPPPQAELEQSYKQVLADRYGLRFNRLYTIANMPIQRFGSQLIGAGQFDDYMRLLKSAHCGENLGRVMCRELISIDWRGVVYDCDFNQMLDLPMVKGAEARPLRIDDLDLDRLRGRAIRVADHCYGCTAGQGSSCGGALTG, encoded by the coding sequence ATGCACGAGACCCTGTCACGCCTCCTCGAGACCGACTTTCCGGCCATGCGCCGCGGCCGGGTCAAGACCCTCCAGGTCAATCTGGGTTATCGCTGCAATCTGGCTTGCCGACACTGTCATGTCGCGGCGAGTCCGAAACGTACCGAAGCGATGGACGGCGCGACCGTCGATCGCGTCATCGAGCTGCTCCGGCGGGGAAGGATCGAGACGCTCGACCTTACCGGCGGCGCACCCGAGCTCAACCCCCACTTCTGTCGCTTGGTCGAGCAGGCCCGCACGCGGCAGGTGCACGTGATCGATCGCTGCAATCTGACGATCCTGGAGGAGCCGGGTCAGTCGGATTTGGCCGGGTTCCTCGCCGATCAGCGTGTCGAGATCCTCGCCTCGCTGCCCTGCTATTTGGAAGAGAATGTCGATGCCCAACGGGGCAAGGGTGTCTTCGAGGCCAGCATCGCTGCGCTTCGTCGCCTGAATCGGCTCGGCTACGGTGACCCGGGCGGCGCGCTCCTCTTGAACCTGATCTACAACCCGCAGGGTGCGCAGCTGCCGCCACCTCAAGCGGAGCTGGAACAGAGCTACAAGCAGGTCCTGGCTGACCGCTACGGTCTGCGTTTCAACCGGCTCTACACGATCGCGAACATGCCGATCCAGCGCTTCGGCAGCCAGCTGATCGGCGCCGGGCAATTCGATGACTACATGCGGCTGCTCAAGTCGGCGCATTGCGGCGAGAATCTCGGCCGGGTCATGTGCCGCGAGCTGATCAGCATCGACTGGCGGGGCGTCGTCTATGACTGCGACTTCAATCAGATGCTCGACTTGCCGATGGTAAAAGGTGCCGAGGCACGGCCGCTGCGCATCGACGACCTCGACCTCGACCGTCTCCGCGGACGCGCGATCCGGGTTGCCGATCACTGCTACGGTTGCACGGCCGGACAGGGGTCGAGCTGTGGCGGCGCCCTGACCGGATAG
- a CDS encoding TIGR04282 family arsenosugar biosynthesis glycosyltransferase gives MRRAERGPDPDATTRVLVFARAPVPGEVKTRLIPALGAEGAARLHQRLTETLLDRLAASDRIAVELWAAPDAGHPFFAQAARRWPVTLHDQQGGDLGERLALAAASALGRARAVLLIGADCPEMSLNYLAEAERRLEHQDAVIGPAQDGGYVLLGLRRFAPSLFRKIPWGGDKVAALTMARLDGLGWRWSALPPLRDIDRPEDLVQIPARLRQR, from the coding sequence ATGCGCCGAGCCGAGCGAGGACCCGACCCCGATGCGACGACCCGCGTCCTCGTCTTCGCCCGCGCCCCGGTGCCGGGGGAGGTCAAGACGCGCCTGATCCCGGCGCTCGGCGCCGAGGGTGCGGCGCGTCTGCACCAACGCCTGACCGAGACGCTATTGGATCGGCTTGCCGCGAGCGATCGGATCGCGGTCGAGCTCTGGGCGGCGCCCGATGCGGGCCATCCATTCTTCGCCCAGGCGGCACGGCGTTGGCCGGTAACCCTCCACGACCAGCAGGGGGGCGACCTCGGTGAGCGTCTGGCGCTGGCGGCCGCTTCGGCGCTCGGGCGCGCGAGGGCCGTCCTGTTGATCGGTGCGGACTGTCCTGAGATGTCGCTCAACTACCTCGCCGAGGCCGAGCGCCGACTGGAGCACCAAGACGCCGTCATCGGCCCGGCCCAGGATGGCGGCTACGTGCTGCTCGGGCTGCGGCGATTCGCGCCGTCACTGTTCCGGAAGATCCCCTGGGGAGGTGACAAGGTCGCCGCGCTGACGATGGCGCGGCTCGATGGCCTCGGTTGGCGTTGGTCGGCGCTGCCGCCGCTCCGCGACATCGATCGGCCGGAAGATCTGGTGCAGATCCCAGCGCGGTTGCGGCAGCGCTGA
- a CDS encoding phosphoribosyltransferase: protein MTELEIAFFGALSLSAIIAALTAVVLDNRRKDLACYEDCAACQRQSSMRSCYRHPYRRDALDKNIDSEQLNQGIRDLVVRAFQEDPDFIVGLNRGGVLVGAYLALTMGVPSNRFLRCCVTFDDDKENVECDFPELYGNVFVVDSMIRSGRTMSCAVKVIKEKYSGITTIFAAAIVTYTNADGSPKYKDLNYYYYFTHKKNLLFPWSTSEYVAEVPERYRHIRKDFDDVRKRKLITLANAVYQTIDGEVRPIRTPSRPHTSRVLQ from the coding sequence ATGACTGAGCTGGAAATTGCGTTTTTTGGGGCGCTTTCATTATCGGCCATCATCGCTGCATTAACGGCGGTAGTTTTGGATAATAGAAGAAAAGACCTCGCTTGCTATGAAGATTGCGCGGCGTGTCAAAGGCAAAGTAGCATGCGTAGTTGCTACAGGCACCCATATAGGCGTGATGCTCTTGACAAGAATATAGATTCCGAACAACTTAATCAAGGCATAAGAGACTTGGTGGTGAGGGCTTTCCAGGAAGATCCAGATTTTATTGTTGGTCTGAATCGCGGAGGTGTGCTTGTGGGTGCATATTTAGCGCTCACTATGGGTGTTCCGAGCAACCGTTTTTTGCGGTGTTGTGTCACCTTTGACGATGACAAGGAAAATGTAGAATGCGACTTCCCTGAACTCTATGGAAACGTATTTGTGGTGGACAGTATGATTAGATCTGGCCGCACTATGAGCTGTGCGGTGAAGGTCATTAAAGAAAAGTACTCTGGGATCACGACAATATTTGCCGCAGCAATCGTCACTTATACTAATGCGGACGGAAGCCCTAAGTATAAAGATTTGAACTACTACTATTATTTTACGCACAAGAAGAACTTGTTGTTTCCCTGGTCGACTTCTGAGTATGTCGCAGAAGTTCCTGAAAGATATAGGCATATCCGAAAGGATTTTGATGACGTTAGGAAAAGAAAGCTAATTACGCTAGCGAATGCTGTATATCAAACTATAGATGGTGAAGTTCGCCCAATACGCACCCCAAGCCGACCCCATACTTCGCGCGTGCTTCAATGA
- a CDS encoding deoxynucleoside kinase, producing the protein MPTIIEVAGMMGSGKSTVARFLAERLHWDYIPRNNQAKAFLPDLFADRARWAFSTQIAFLVNKAIDIEKSLRAGQSIVVDRSLAEDIDVFAQFFRDNEHIDERSFQTYTALATHFREEQPSPWIRLYCSCSLSEIERRLCSRTEGFQRLYPHGHIEQLFGRYCAWLEAHDKGFPIFTVDTEKHDIRVKEVLDTLIQDLDTLSTVHSGSIQLSLFEESPPPRVSLSLLKGKPENSFGLESQELAKKPRQRKSDAAVHPLSVYLAAPFSGMDTTPFIEKPTKVGTLFQSDPGHGIIPDRRYRRALLGVEKVLASIGLSTVIPHRDVNKWGTRPLSQKQGYEECTSEVDLCIAIIAILGASTGVHYEFGYARGLGKPAIVVRCEELPSSFIGSGVVASNNLKIVECSRISDIPKRLSEQDTRQFMRDVFLG; encoded by the coding sequence ATGCCGACCATAATCGAAGTCGCCGGAATGATGGGTAGTGGAAAATCTACCGTAGCTAGATTTTTGGCTGAACGGCTCCACTGGGATTACATTCCAAGAAACAATCAAGCGAAAGCATTTTTGCCAGACTTGTTCGCTGACCGGGCTAGATGGGCGTTCTCGACGCAAATCGCCTTCTTGGTGAATAAGGCAATCGACATAGAGAAAAGCCTACGCGCCGGGCAATCTATTGTAGTAGATAGGTCGTTGGCGGAAGATATAGATGTTTTCGCGCAATTCTTTCGCGATAACGAACACATAGACGAACGCAGCTTCCAAACCTACACCGCCCTAGCAACTCATTTTAGGGAGGAGCAGCCTTCACCGTGGATTAGGCTCTATTGCTCCTGCTCGCTTTCCGAGATCGAGCGACGTCTGTGTAGTCGAACAGAAGGCTTCCAGCGGCTTTATCCGCACGGCCACATTGAGCAACTATTTGGTCGGTATTGCGCTTGGCTTGAGGCACACGACAAAGGTTTCCCTATATTTACAGTCGATACAGAGAAGCATGACATTAGAGTAAAGGAAGTGCTAGACACCCTGATTCAAGATTTAGATACCCTTTCAACCGTTCATTCCGGCAGCATTCAACTGTCACTGTTCGAGGAATCACCACCACCGCGGGTTTCGTTGAGCTTACTAAAAGGAAAGCCAGAGAACTCTTTTGGACTGGAATCACAGGAACTGGCGAAAAAACCTAGACAAAGAAAAAGCGACGCAGCTGTTCACCCTTTAAGCGTATATCTTGCTGCTCCCTTCTCGGGCATGGATACCACACCATTTATCGAGAAACCAACGAAGGTAGGAACTCTGTTTCAGTCTGATCCCGGGCACGGAATAATTCCGGACAGAAGATATAGACGGGCACTTTTAGGTGTCGAGAAGGTACTCGCTTCAATTGGCCTTTCTACGGTTATACCACATCGAGATGTTAACAAGTGGGGTACGCGCCCACTCTCCCAGAAGCAAGGCTACGAAGAATGCACATCTGAAGTTGATCTATGCATAGCAATCATCGCGATCCTCGGCGCCAGCACTGGCGTCCATTATGAATTCGGCTATGCCAGAGGACTCGGGAAACCTGCTATCGTAGTGCGGTGTGAGGAACTACCATCTTCTTTCATAGGTAGTGGGGTTGTGGCCAGCAATAATCTAAAGATCGTTGAATGCTCGCGAATCTCAGATATACCCAAGAGGCTTTCAGAGCAGGATACGCGACAATTCATGAGAGATGTGTTTCTGGGATAG
- a CDS encoding GAF domain-containing protein, with product MIDKFSKWLLRRSPGTRIFFAALSNAAVFYFAAFLSHSVSSTLAQQKYWKFGIHAFIFVLSIAVVWLIAKLVHQRYRAIIEGAELKRVVTLDSYQKCDSVTVQEAESLSACGKDLPGCVVNNWRGACERIQQYVQSAYSVLATSYGRSSITENRIDFEVTFMTKSLRDGKVTIPASANRDGRKPRTMQLRESNPDIYEQSVTAQIYRAESPRMIITTDTSDPQYASLYPDQKLRIRSAIVHPVLSPDHKLLGTLVAHCDRVRFFKNEDEKYWHDFLEIFSKRIAVEVMRLHVLHQLRTSNQPIECRDPSDAPF from the coding sequence ATGATTGACAAATTCTCCAAATGGCTACTTCGAAGGTCGCCGGGGACGCGGATTTTTTTTGCTGCGCTTTCGAATGCGGCGGTCTTCTACTTCGCAGCATTCTTATCGCACTCCGTTTCAAGCACTCTTGCGCAACAAAAGTACTGGAAGTTCGGTATACATGCATTTATCTTCGTGCTGAGCATCGCTGTCGTGTGGCTCATCGCAAAACTCGTTCACCAGAGATACCGTGCGATTATCGAAGGCGCGGAGTTGAAACGGGTCGTCACACTTGATTCTTACCAGAAATGTGATTCCGTGACTGTGCAGGAAGCCGAAAGCCTATCAGCTTGTGGCAAGGACCTGCCTGGCTGCGTCGTAAATAACTGGCGAGGTGCCTGCGAACGAATACAACAATACGTTCAATCGGCATATTCTGTATTAGCAACGTCCTATGGTCGATCATCTATTACAGAGAATAGAATTGATTTTGAGGTCACGTTTATGACCAAGTCTCTAAGGGACGGCAAAGTCACCATTCCTGCGTCTGCGAACCGCGATGGCAGAAAACCTAGGACAATGCAGCTTCGGGAGTCGAATCCCGATATTTACGAACAATCCGTTACAGCCCAGATTTATCGGGCTGAAAGCCCGAGAATGATAATTACCACCGACACGTCTGATCCTCAATATGCATCGCTATATCCAGACCAGAAGTTGCGAATTCGTTCAGCAATTGTACATCCGGTGTTATCTCCGGACCACAAATTGCTTGGAACCCTAGTCGCTCACTGCGACCGCGTAAGGTTCTTCAAGAACGAGGATGAGAAATACTGGCACGATTTTCTGGAGATATTCTCAAAAAGGATCGCAGTAGAGGTCATGAGACTTCATGTGCTTCATCAACTTCGCACTTCGAATCAACCGATTGAGTGTCGCGACCCGAGTGATGCACCATTCTGA
- a CDS encoding type II toxin-antitoxin system PemK/MazF family toxin, protein MRFPFSDVKEAKLRPVLVLTRPNPQGDFIGAQITSQLHHIPQLRLSDSDFALGRLPKPSVLRPDKLFTLNKDLVVRRVGRLNHPGFVRALAAICECLGCPNDEISNEGPQ, encoded by the coding sequence TTGCGTTTCCCCTTCTCGGACGTCAAGGAGGCGAAGCTCAGGCCAGTTCTGGTGCTGACACGGCCAAACCCGCAAGGTGACTTCATCGGTGCCCAGATCACCTCGCAGCTGCATCACATCCCGCAGCTCCGCTTGTCTGACTCGGATTTCGCGCTGGGCCGCCTCCCCAAGCCGAGTGTTCTGCGGCCGGACAAGCTCTTCACGCTCAACAAAGATCTTGTTGTCCGTCGCGTGGGCCGACTCAATCACCCCGGGTTCGTCCGCGCTCTCGCCGCCATATGCGAGTGCCTTGGCTGCCCGAACGACGAGATTTCCAACGAAGGCCCTCAGTAG
- a CDS encoding DUF2281 domain-containing protein, producing the protein MDLAELVYESVKDLPQSAAQEVLDFAHFLAQRQASREDRDLMLAQQSALADWDNSDDDAWNDAPAV; encoded by the coding sequence GTGGATCTAGCCGAGCTTGTCTACGAATCAGTCAAGGACCTACCGCAGAGTGCGGCCCAAGAGGTCCTAGACTTCGCCCATTTCCTGGCCCAGCGCCAGGCTTCCCGCGAGGACCGCGATCTCATGCTGGCTCAACAGAGCGCTCTCGCGGATTGGGACAATTCGGACGACGACGCCTGGAACGATGCCCCAGCCGTGTGA
- a CDS encoding type II toxin-antitoxin system Phd/YefM family antitoxin, which produces MSAILNLTEAKAKFSEVVDRVSQGEEIIVTRMGHPVARISRYEPATSRQRLGRFQGRIRVADDFDTWPEDIARDLGVTD; this is translated from the coding sequence ATGTCCGCAATCCTGAATCTCACCGAGGCCAAGGCCAAGTTTTCCGAGGTCGTCGACCGTGTCAGCCAGGGCGAGGAGATCATCGTCACCCGCATGGGGCATCCTGTCGCGCGCATCTCCCGTTACGAGCCCGCCACCTCGCGTCAAAGGCTGGGCCGCTTTCAAGGCCGAATCCGAGTCGCCGACGACTTCGACACCTGGCCAGAGGATATCGCCCGCGACCTCGGCGTGACCGACTGA